The Paraburkholderia sp. SOS3 genome includes a region encoding these proteins:
- a CDS encoding DegT/DnrJ/EryC1/StrS family aminotransferase, whose amino-acid sequence MTQSSVPFLPFVRPDIDEETIRGVADVLRSGWITTGPQNQAFEAALSEFCGGRPVRTFNSGTATLEVGLRIAGVGPGDEVITTPASWVATANVILETGATPVFVDIDARTRNIDLNLVEQAITPRTKAIIPVYLAGLPVDMDRLYAIAREHKLRVIEDAAQAFGSTWNGERIGKLGDIVSFSFHANKNLTSIEGGALVLNDEAEAVLAQKYRLQGITRTGFDGMDCDVLGGKYNLTDVAARVGLGQLPRLEGFTAQRRKLARAYFNGFADGAAVKLGIGLPLADFANSNWHMFQITLPLEKLSVDRAGFMGALKERGIGSGVHYPAIHLFSLYRARGFREGMFPHAERFGASTVTLPLFTQMNEGDVARVCRAVDEICEQHGR is encoded by the coding sequence ATGACCCAGTCATCCGTCCCGTTTTTGCCGTTCGTCCGCCCGGATATCGACGAAGAAACGATCCGCGGCGTCGCCGACGTGCTTCGCTCCGGCTGGATCACGACCGGGCCGCAGAACCAGGCATTCGAAGCGGCGTTGTCGGAATTCTGCGGCGGCCGCCCGGTGCGCACGTTCAACTCGGGCACGGCGACGCTCGAGGTCGGCTTGCGGATCGCCGGCGTCGGCCCCGGCGACGAGGTGATCACGACGCCCGCGTCGTGGGTCGCGACGGCCAATGTGATTCTCGAAACGGGCGCGACACCGGTCTTCGTCGATATCGATGCGCGTACGCGCAACATCGATCTGAACCTCGTCGAGCAGGCGATCACGCCGCGCACGAAGGCGATCATTCCCGTCTACCTCGCAGGCCTGCCCGTCGATATGGACCGGCTCTACGCGATCGCGCGCGAGCACAAGCTGCGCGTGATCGAAGACGCCGCGCAGGCGTTCGGTTCGACCTGGAACGGCGAGCGTATCGGCAAGCTCGGCGACATCGTCTCGTTCAGCTTCCACGCGAACAAGAATCTGACTTCGATCGAGGGCGGCGCGCTCGTGCTCAACGACGAAGCGGAAGCCGTGCTCGCGCAGAAGTACCGTCTGCAAGGCATTACGCGCACGGGCTTCGACGGCATGGACTGCGACGTGCTCGGCGGCAAGTACAACCTGACCGACGTCGCCGCGCGCGTCGGTCTCGGCCAGCTGCCGCGTCTCGAGGGCTTTACCGCGCAGCGCCGAAAACTCGCGCGCGCCTACTTCAACGGCTTCGCGGACGGCGCCGCCGTGAAGCTCGGCATCGGCCTGCCGCTTGCCGACTTCGCAAACAGCAACTGGCACATGTTTCAGATCACGCTGCCGCTCGAGAAGCTGAGCGTCGATCGCGCGGGCTTCATGGGCGCGCTGAAGGAACGCGGCATCGGTTCAGGCGTGCACTATCCGGCGATCCATCTGTTTTCGCTGTATCGTGCGCGCGGCTTCAGGGAAGGCATGTTCCCCCATGCCGAGCGCTTCGGCGCGTCGACGGTCACGCTGCCGCTCTTCACGCAGATGAACGAAGGCGACGTCGCGCGCGTCTGCCGCGCAGTCGACGAGATCTGCGAGCAGCATGGACGCTGA
- a CDS encoding glycosyltransferase gives MSQTEQRRGRPEVSIIIPVYNEEAGLHALFARLYPALDALGTDYEAIFINDGSRDRSAALLAEQFRARPDTTRVILLNGNYGQHMAILAGFEQSRGDIVITLDADLQNPPEEIGKLVAKMREGFDYVGTIRMQRRDSLWRRKASQVMNRLRERITRIKMTDQGCMLRAYSRHIIDTINRCGEINTFIPALAYTFSQNPVEIEVAHEERFAGESKYSLYSLIRLNFDLVTGFSVVPLQWLSFIGVILSMGSAGLFMLLLIRRFIIGAEVQGVFTLFAITFFLLGVIIFALGLLGEYIGRIYQQVRARPRYLVQTILEQRNGEAVSGTPRQSVVQAVQPAHIVDQGQNP, from the coding sequence ATGAGCCAAACGGAACAGCGCCGGGGACGACCCGAAGTGTCGATCATCATCCCGGTCTATAACGAGGAAGCCGGGCTGCACGCACTTTTTGCGCGCCTCTATCCGGCGCTCGACGCGCTCGGCACGGACTACGAAGCGATCTTCATCAACGACGGCAGCCGCGACAGATCGGCGGCGCTGCTCGCCGAGCAGTTTCGCGCGCGCCCCGACACGACGCGCGTGATCCTGCTCAACGGCAACTACGGCCAGCATATGGCGATTCTCGCGGGCTTCGAGCAGTCGCGCGGCGATATCGTCATCACGCTCGACGCGGACCTGCAGAACCCGCCCGAGGAGATCGGCAAGCTCGTTGCGAAGATGCGCGAGGGCTTCGACTATGTCGGCACGATCCGCATGCAGCGCCGCGACAGCCTGTGGCGCCGCAAGGCGTCGCAGGTGATGAACCGGCTGCGCGAGCGCATCACGCGCATCAAGATGACCGACCAGGGTTGCATGCTGCGCGCGTACAGCCGGCACATCATCGATACGATCAACCGTTGCGGCGAGATCAACACGTTTATTCCGGCGCTGGCGTACACGTTTTCGCAGAACCCCGTCGAAATCGAAGTCGCGCACGAAGAGCGTTTTGCCGGCGAATCGAAGTATTCGCTATATAGCCTGATTCGCCTGAACTTCGACCTCGTCACCGGCTTCTCGGTCGTGCCGCTGCAATGGCTGTCGTTTATCGGCGTGATTCTGTCGATGGGCTCGGCGGGACTCTTCATGCTGCTGCTGATCCGCCGCTTTATCATCGGCGCGGAAGTGCAAGGCGTGTTCACGCTGTTCGCCATCACGTTCTTCCTGCTCGGCGTGATTATCTTCGCGCTCGGGCTGCTCGGCGAATATATCGGCCGCATCTATCAGCAGGTGCGTGCGCGACCGCGTTATCTCGTGCAAACCATCCTCGAGCAACGCAACGGCGAAGCGGTCTCGGGCACGCCGCGCCAATCGGTCGTGCAGGCGGTACAGCCCGCGCACATCGTCGATCAGGGGCAAAACCCATGA
- a CDS encoding formyltransferase yields the protein MKPRAVVFAYHNVGVRCLQVLLARGVDVALVVTHEDNPNENIWFGSVAQVAAEHGIACVTPADPRSAELRATLSAAQPDFIFSFYYRHMLPLDLLAIAGRGAYNMHGSLLPKYRGRVPTNWAVLNGETETGATLHEMAAKPDAGAIVAQTPVPILPDDTAAQVFDKVTVAAEQTLWRVLPALLAGEAPHLPNDLAQGSYFGGRKPEDGRIDWTQPAQRVYNLIRAVAPPYPGAFTDLGDHRFIVARARLMAPGTGPANLPPGIHVSDNVFFATCGDGRAIAIHELWHERRGPTATDEVTSAGVPAVVPAAVPAVKPAVIPITPVEFTRLTQPSRN from the coding sequence ATGAAGCCGCGCGCCGTCGTGTTCGCGTATCACAACGTCGGCGTGCGCTGCCTGCAAGTGCTGCTCGCGCGCGGCGTCGATGTCGCGCTGGTCGTCACGCACGAAGACAATCCGAACGAGAACATCTGGTTCGGCAGCGTTGCGCAGGTTGCGGCCGAACACGGCATCGCGTGCGTGACGCCGGCGGATCCGCGCAGCGCCGAACTGCGCGCGACGCTCAGCGCGGCGCAGCCCGATTTTATTTTCTCGTTCTATTACCGGCACATGCTGCCGCTCGATCTGCTCGCGATCGCCGGGCGCGGCGCGTACAACATGCATGGCTCGCTATTGCCGAAATACCGCGGCCGCGTGCCGACGAACTGGGCGGTGCTGAACGGCGAAACCGAAACCGGCGCGACGTTGCACGAAATGGCCGCGAAGCCCGATGCCGGCGCGATCGTCGCGCAGACGCCCGTGCCGATTCTGCCCGACGACACGGCCGCGCAGGTATTCGACAAGGTGACCGTCGCCGCCGAGCAAACGCTGTGGCGCGTATTGCCGGCACTGCTCGCAGGCGAAGCGCCGCATCTGCCGAACGATCTCGCGCAGGGCAGCTACTTCGGCGGCCGCAAGCCCGAAGACGGCCGCATCGACTGGACGCAGCCCGCGCAACGCGTCTACAACCTGATCCGCGCGGTCGCGCCGCCGTATCCAGGCGCTTTCACCGATCTCGGCGATCACCGCTTTATCGTTGCGCGCGCGCGTCTGATGGCGCCCGGCACCGGACCCGCAAATTTGCCGCCGGGCATCCACGTAAGCGATAATGTCTTTTTTGCGACATGCGGCGACGGTCGCGCGATCGCGATTCACGAACTTTGGCACGAGCGCCGCGGCCCCACCGCCACGGACGAGGTCACGTCCGCTGGGGTGCCCGCTGTGGTGCCCGCGGCCGTACCCGCGGTCAAGCCCGCAGTCATACCCATAACGCCCGTCGAATTCACACGGCTCACCCAACCTTCCCGCAACTGA
- a CDS encoding bifunctional UDP-4-keto-pentose/UDP-xylose synthase, which produces MKKVLILGVNGFIGHHLSKRILETTDWEVFGMDMQTERLGDLVKHERMHFFEGDITINKEWVEYHVKKCDVILPLVAIATPATYVQQPLRVFELDFEANLPIVRSAVKYRKHLVFPSTSEVYGMCADDEFDPDASALTYGPINKPRWIYACSKQLMDRVIWGYGMQEGLNFTLFRPFNWIGPGLDSIYTPKEGSSRVVTQFLGHIVRGENISLVDGGAQKRAFTDIDDGIGALMKIIANDNGIASGKIYNIGNPKNNYSVRELAHKMLALAAEFPEYADNAKKVQLVETSSGAYYGAGYQDVQNRVPKIDNTMQELGWAPKSTFDEALRKIFEAYRGHVADARALVE; this is translated from the coding sequence ATGAAAAAAGTCCTGATTCTGGGCGTGAACGGCTTTATCGGCCATCACCTGTCCAAGCGCATTCTCGAAACGACCGACTGGGAAGTGTTCGGGATGGACATGCAAACGGAACGCCTCGGCGACCTCGTCAAGCACGAGCGCATGCATTTCTTCGAAGGCGACATCACGATCAACAAGGAATGGGTCGAGTATCACGTGAAGAAGTGCGACGTGATCCTGCCGCTCGTCGCGATCGCCACGCCGGCCACTTATGTGCAGCAGCCGCTGCGCGTGTTCGAGCTCGACTTCGAGGCGAACCTGCCGATCGTGCGTTCGGCGGTGAAGTACCGCAAGCACCTCGTGTTTCCGTCGACGTCCGAGGTGTACGGCATGTGCGCCGACGACGAATTCGATCCGGACGCGTCCGCCCTCACCTACGGCCCGATCAACAAGCCGCGCTGGATCTACGCGTGCTCGAAGCAGCTGATGGACCGCGTGATCTGGGGTTACGGCATGCAGGAGGGTTTGAACTTCACGCTGTTCCGTCCGTTCAACTGGATCGGCCCGGGGCTCGACTCGATCTATACGCCGAAAGAAGGCAGCTCGCGCGTCGTGACGCAGTTCCTCGGCCATATCGTGCGCGGCGAGAATATCAGCCTCGTCGACGGCGGCGCGCAAAAGCGTGCGTTCACCGATATCGACGACGGCATCGGCGCGCTGATGAAGATCATCGCGAACGACAACGGCATTGCGTCGGGCAAGATCTACAACATCGGCAACCCGAAGAACAATTACTCGGTGCGCGAACTCGCGCACAAGATGCTTGCGCTCGCGGCCGAGTTCCCCGAGTACGCGGACAACGCGAAGAAGGTGCAGCTCGTCGAGACCTCGTCGGGCGCGTACTACGGCGCCGGCTATCAGGACGTGCAGAACCGCGTGCCGAAGATCGACAACACGATGCAGGAACTCGGCTGGGCGCCGAAGTCGACGTTCGACGAAGCGCTGCGCAAGATCTTCGAAGCGTACCGCGGCCATGTGGCCGACGCGCGCGCGCTCGTCGAGTAA
- a CDS encoding polysaccharide deacetylase family protein: MARIVLKIDVDTLRGTREGVPNLARIFDRFKARATFLFSLGPDHTGWAMRRVLRPGFLKKVSRTSVVEHYGIRQLMYGVLLPGPDIGVRAAAEMRAIHEAGFECGIHTWDHVYWQDNVRTRERGWTAAQMEKSHARFIDIFGMPPATHGAAGWQMNVHAFEQIDRWGMRYASDGRGHAPYFPVVDGKTLAHVQMPTTLPTLDEVLGVDGIDETNVAAWMLKLTAGNPHDQVFTLHAELEGQKLAPVFERLLEGWRAQGHTFATMGDYHAALDRDTLPSYPVTWGEIPGRSGELIVQPD; this comes from the coding sequence TTGGCTCGCATCGTTCTCAAGATCGACGTCGATACGCTGCGCGGCACCCGCGAAGGCGTGCCCAACCTCGCGCGCATTTTCGATCGCTTCAAGGCGCGCGCGACGTTCCTGTTCAGCCTCGGCCCCGACCACACGGGCTGGGCGATGCGCCGCGTGCTGCGGCCGGGCTTCCTGAAGAAGGTATCGCGCACGTCGGTGGTCGAGCATTACGGCATCCGTCAACTGATGTACGGCGTGCTGCTGCCGGGGCCCGACATCGGCGTGCGCGCCGCCGCCGAGATGCGCGCGATTCACGAGGCCGGCTTCGAATGCGGCATTCACACGTGGGACCACGTGTACTGGCAAGACAACGTGCGCACGCGCGAGCGCGGCTGGACCGCCGCGCAGATGGAAAAAAGCCATGCACGTTTCATCGACATTTTCGGCATGCCGCCCGCGACGCACGGCGCGGCCGGCTGGCAGATGAACGTCCACGCGTTCGAGCAGATCGACCGGTGGGGCATGCGCTACGCGTCCGACGGACGCGGCCATGCGCCGTACTTCCCGGTGGTCGACGGCAAGACGCTCGCGCACGTGCAGATGCCCACTACCTTGCCGACGCTCGACGAAGTGCTCGGCGTCGATGGCATCGACGAAACCAATGTCGCCGCGTGGATGCTGAAACTGACCGCCGGCAATCCGCACGACCAGGTGTTCACGCTGCACGCCGAACTCGAAGGACAAAAGCTCGCGCCGGTGTTCGAGCGATTGCTCGAAGGCTGGCGCGCACAGGGCCACACGTTTGCGACGATGGGCGATTATCACGCCGCGCTAGACCGTGACACGCTGCCATCGTACCCTGTCACGTGGGGCGAAATTCCGGGCCGCTCGGGCGAATTGATCGTCCAGCCCGACTGA